From Cotesia glomerata isolate CgM1 linkage group LG2, MPM_Cglom_v2.3, whole genome shotgun sequence, a single genomic window includes:
- the LOC123258733 gene encoding uncharacterized protein LOC123258733 — protein sequence MGKICVVKSCPSGRKSQNKKNSSPQPLSYFQPTTPARLQNWKISLSIELKATDYICHLHFKEEQIKMYEKLYIKGELIIMPLGKKILKEEALPTMQHQFIPVFEHEFLTSTVDELKMLSLHSNNYEDEELFLVQENNIEPQTILVDDVPNNLIDDGVQTEQDLIEPPFSQHACKDSKNLQEIEAPKLPPFWLYIPEPNGFVFMRMDANGKFRNMNISQKY from the exons ATGGGTAAAATTTGTGTTGTGAAAAGTTGTCCAAGTGGACGTAAATcccaaaacaaaaaaaatagttcacCTCAGCCTCTTTCGTATTTCCAACCAACA ACACCGGCAAGATTacaaaattggaaaatttcgCTGAGTATTGAATTAAAAGCTACTGATTACATCTGTCATCTCCATTTTAAAGAggaacaaataaaaatgtacgAGAAACTGTACATTAAAGGAGAGCTCATAATTATGcctttaggaaaaaaaatactgaaagaAGAAGCTTTACCAACGATGCAGCATCAGTTTATTCCGGTATTTGAACATGAGTTTCTAACAAGTACTGTAGATGAACTCAAAATGCTAAGCTTACATTCGAATAACTATGAAGACGAAGAGCTATTTCTAGTGCAAGAAAATAACATCGAGCCCCAGACAATATTAGTAGATGATGTtcctaataatttaatagatgATGGTGTTCAAACGGAGCAAGACTTGATAGAACCACCTTTCAGTCAACACGCCTGTAAGGATTCGAAGAATCTACAAGAAATCGAAGCTCCAAAATTGCCACCGTTTTGGTTGTATATACCCGAGCCCAATGGATTTGTATTTATGCGAATGGATGCGAATGGAAAGTTTCGTAATATGAACATAAGTCAAAAATATTGA